Proteins from a single region of bacterium:
- the proB gene encoding glutamate 5-kinase: MERDKIFRGIKKIVIKIGTNVLTSSNNRLDLSIIEHLVEQICYLIKNKKVKVIIVTSGAIGAGMQILGWRKRPKEISKLQAAASVGQSRLMRIYDRLFREEGINVGQILLTRDVFTVPVRKNNARETIQNLLKLNAVPIINENDSVAVDEIKVGDNDILSAYVADLISADMLMIITDVDGLSSFDPKEKSNSKVIDLITNISMAEKLVKNSNPSGYGTGGMKSKVTAAKYVTEKGIYCIILNGKKLWSIKKAFKGEKIGTFFIARRN, from the coding sequence ATGGAAAGAGACAAAATATTCAGAGGAATTAAAAAGATAGTTATAAAAATAGGAACAAATGTCTTAACCTCATCAAATAACCGTCTTGATTTATCTATCATTGAACACCTTGTTGAGCAGATATGCTATCTTATAAAAAATAAGAAAGTGAAGGTAATAATCGTAACATCCGGTGCAATAGGAGCAGGTATGCAGATTCTCGGATGGAGAAAAAGGCCAAAAGAGATTTCTAAACTTCAGGCAGCTGCAAGCGTAGGACAGAGTAGGTTAATGAGGATATACGACAGATTATTCAGGGAAGAGGGAATAAATGTAGGGCAGATTTTACTTACGCGGGATGTCTTTACTGTACCTGTGAGAAAAAACAATGCCAGGGAAACAATACAAAACCTACTCAAACTGAACGCTGTTCCCATTATCAACGAGAATGATAGTGTGGCTGTTGATGAAATAAAAGTTGGAGATAATGATATCCTTTCTGCATATGTCGCTGACCTTATATCAGCAGATATGCTCATGATAATAACCGATGTTGATGGTTTAAGCTCTTTTGACCCAAAAGAAAAATCCAACAGTAAAGTTATAGATCTGATTACTAACATTTCTATGGCAGAAAAATTAGTAAAAAACAGCAACCCATCAGGATATGGAACAGGAGGGATGAAAAGTAAAGTTACAGCGGCAAAGTATGTTACAGAAAAAGGCATTTACTGTATTATATTAAATGGAAAGAAGTTGTGGAGTATAAAAAAGGCATTCAAAGGAGAAAAAATAGGGACGTTTTTTATTGCTAGACGTAATTAA
- a CDS encoding prephenate dehydrogenase: MKAIKNNRIIMTDFKTIGIVGLGLIGGSLALEIKKRKIAEKVIGFSRKYSTLEKAKVDGLIDEYFVDFEEGIKNVDFLIISTPINVIKDYFLKIKRINPDILITDVASVKNKIVKDALEILGKNSNFVGSHPIAGSDRSGISAVQENLFENKFVIITPSDYTKEENILRVKKFWTAVGSQTIILSPEEHDRLLALTSHLPHFLVYLLLSLMYEQNIDALLPGIGTGFLDTTRIGKSSPELWAEIFIANKENILNYISIFENNLSEMVDILKKDDIQKLTEKLLSFKKVRDELDGKRQNIQRN, encoded by the coding sequence TTGAAAGCAATAAAAAATAACCGGATTATTATGACTGACTTTAAAACTATTGGTATTGTGGGACTTGGTCTAATTGGGGGTTCTTTAGCACTGGAGATAAAAAAAAGAAAAATTGCGGAAAAAGTTATTGGATTCAGTAGAAAATACTCAACTCTTGAAAAGGCAAAAGTAGATGGATTAATAGATGAGTATTTTGTGGATTTTGAGGAAGGAATAAAAAATGTTGACTTCCTGATAATATCCACACCAATAAATGTCATTAAGGACTACTTCTTAAAAATAAAAAGAATTAATCCTGACATTCTGATTACAGATGTTGCAAGTGTAAAAAACAAGATAGTAAAAGATGCCCTTGAAATTTTAGGTAAAAACTCAAATTTTGTTGGTTCTCATCCCATCGCTGGTTCTGATAGAAGTGGAATATCTGCTGTACAGGAAAATTTATTTGAAAATAAATTTGTTATTATAACTCCTTCAGATTATACAAAAGAAGAAAATATTTTAAGGGTTAAAAAATTCTGGACTGCTGTTGGTTCACAAACAATAATACTTTCTCCAGAAGAACATGACAGATTACTTGCACTGACAAGTCATCTACCTCATTTTTTAGTTTACCTTTTACTATCACTTATGTATGAGCAAAACATAGATGCTCTTTTACCCGGTATAGGAACAGGATTTTTAGATACTACACGAATTGGAAAGAGTTCTCCAGAACTATGGGCGGAGATATTTATTGCTAATAAAGAAAATATTTTAAACTATATCTCTATATTTGAGAATAACTTATCTGAAATGGTAGATATTCTAAAAAAAGACGATATACAAAAACTGACAGAGAAACTTTTAAGTTTTAAAAAAGTTAGGGATGAATTGGATGGAAAGAGACAAAATATTCAGAGGAATTAA